The DNA segment AAAGTTGACCTTGGAATAGAGACTATTGCCTTCAATCAAATGAAGCTCAGGATTTGCACTGAATGTGATAACCTTTCCCTTCCATGGTTCCTCATTCAATTCAGACACCAACAACCCCAATGCAACACAAACATCCATGGGAACCCCACTCATGCTTCCAGAAACATCACACACAGCCAAACAGTTCTTCATCTTACCCTTCTTAAGCATGTCACTCACTATTCTGTTCCACTGAAGCTCTGCCACCTCATCACcatcttcctcttcatcttcatcttcatatCGATATAGATATCGACAGCGACGTCGATATCCCAAAGACTGTATGATCTCATGAGGAAGCAATGCGCCGGCGGCTATTGTAGTCTTCCCTGACTTCACGTCCACAAGGTACTTCATGAACCTCTTTTTATCATGCTTCATGAATTTCTCCTTATAGAGCTTCATAGCCACAGACGCCACTCTGTTGTATGGGATCGAATCCCAGCGTTTCTCACTCATGTAAACCTCTGGAAGTTCTAGAATCTTCCGAAGAGGGACAAGAACCTCCTTCCGTAACCGATCACGGATCCTGTAAGCATAATGCGCCTCCTCGATTCCTTCATACTCGGTGCGAGGGAACATCCTCCTCGCAATGGATTCACATAGAAGCGTGGATCGGTCAAAGGAAGAGTCAAGAGAGGGACACCACTTCGCAGCAAGACTGATAGCCGTTGATTTGTCGGAATTTAACAACTCCAGATCGTTCTTCAAACAGTTGGCAAAATGATCGGAGATGCTATCGTGGAGGAGCTGAAAATTTGCATCTTCGTTGTAACGGTTAAGGAGCTTATTGGCCATGGAAACCTTCTTTTGTTCCCTGAGAGAACGTGCagtttccttctccttcttcatcaTCTCGTTCGTCGAATTCTCAAAGGGCTTCAATCCTACTAAGAAATCACCGAacgtcttcttcttcatgctcTCCtccttgtttctggcattcctCAACTTCCTTCCCGTTCCCCTTCCCCTTCCCCTCCCCAGGTAGAACGCGTTTGTTTCCCTCATCTTCTTGAACCTGTTCCTCTTTCTGGAGCCTTTTACGCTGAGCCACTGCGCCTTCTGATTCTTTCGCACATCTGAACCTTCTAGAATCCTGTAGAGAACTTCCGGAAGGTCCTTGAAGCAACCGAATTCGGCGAAGGAAGGGACGTTGGCTGCGAGTGTCTTGGGGTGGTTAGAGAAGAGCCACATGGCAGCAGTGTAGAAGCCTTCGCGATCGGACTTGCCGGTTCCGCGGACGCCTCGGAGGTTACAGACGAGTTTGAGTGTGGTGAGGGGGTTGTGGGCCCATGCCACGTCGAGCCTCTCTCGGAGGGAGTCGGAGGGAGTGTCGGGAACGACGTGGAAGAAGAAGTCAAGGCATGGGTTGCCGGTTGACAAGAATGTAGCGGACTGGTTCTCTGTCAAGCCCATTGGGGGTTTGGGGCTGTAAAATCTCGAGACCATTAGGTCAATGAAGGGTTCTGAGGCtgcggtggtggtggtggcggcgGCCGCGGCGACGGCGGTTGGTTGTGGTTTTAAGAGTTCAGGTGGGCCCAGGAGAGTGGCCATGCTGATAAGCAAGAAATGCGAAAATGGATTTgatagaagagaaaagaaaaagatggatATCGGTGTGGGAAATGGGAATGAAATGAAGGGAAGTATATATAGTTGTGCTTCAGCTTGGGGAGCAAGAAATTTTAAGAACAAATGCGATGATACTGCCCCTACCAACTTAATTTTGCAGTTATTACGGAGAATGATATTCAACCGTTGCCTTGGGTTACTTGTTTAGTGTTTACTCATTCCTATAATCttaaccctttttttttaatttattgttttaattaaattaatttaattagttctGCTTCTGCTTGGGGAGCAAGTAATTTAACAGTTATACTGTAAGGTGCAATACTGCAAGTACAACATGGGGTTTTCAATCATAGACGTGCATTACTGTTTattcattcttatttttttttatttgtatatttaattaaaatttatcttactGTTAGcttttttatactaaacaaaacaagataaaaagaaaaatttgtatGCCTAAGGATAAAAAGTTATTTGTTGTAAAAAATGAATTCAATTTATATCAGTGGTAAAGTTTTtgctttaataaatatataacaaatgtattaaaaatttatattttttattttttttaattttttttaatttataatattaacatGAGTTTTTAATCCTAATCCTGTAAAATTATCCAGTAACACTGGCACACGGCATAATCCAAAATGCAATGTTGGGCAAAGCAACAAAAGTGACATGAatacaaatttatatttctttgataaaatgttattatttgttgtaaaaaatgaatttatttaTATCTGTGGTAAAGGTATTCTGTCCAAGAATAATAGACaaattacataaaataataaaataataagtttaaTCTAACATTTTGTGCAAAGAACATCTGTTGATGATTGCCAGTTGAATAAAACAACAATATGTTAAACCATTTAATTAAATactgcattttttttataatttgttgcTTCAAAGAAAACAAGTATTTAGATTGAAATGTTCAAAcgttttatcaaaaataaaataataatattactcTATATATTGGACTCTACTCTTGATTTTTTATACTGAGCAAGCTAATTAAGTGACTAACCATTTTCCAAATTTATATGATCTCTTGTACATAGCGATTAATATTATGTTTGTATTTAGGGGTGGCAACACTACTCGAATCTGCGAGTACCCACTCCATCTCTACCTGTTCGGAGCAGATAATTATCCGCACCCACACTGGGACAGGTTTTAACGGGGCGGGTTTTTGGGTGGGACGGAACGGGTCGGATTTAGGTTAAATCCGCCTCTGCCCGTCCCggtatatataatagatatatNNNNNNNNNNNNNNNNNNNNNNNNNNNNNNNNNNNNNNNNNNNNNNNNNNNNNNNNNNNNNNNNNNNNNNNNNNNNNNNNNNNNNNNNNNNNNNNNNNNNNNNNNNNNNNNNNNNNNNNNNNNNNNNNNNNNNNNATAGAGGCGGAGCGGATTCGATACGGGTTTTCGTTGAGCGGGGCAGGGTCGGGTAGAGCAAAATCCCGCCCCTACCCGCCCCGTTGCCACCCCTATTTGTACTATCAATCATAGAtccataggttcaatactactTATTAAGCTATATCGTTTGATATGCATTTCAAATAAAAAGCATATTATTATATCTTAGATATAAATTTTTGAGTAAAGGACATTTTCGTCCCTGACCTTTTTTTTACGGACATTTTCGTCCTCAAGCAATGGAAAATACATTAAAACCCCTGACTGTTGAAAAATATGGACATTTATGTCCCTCCGTTGATTTCTGCCGTTTGCACTGGACGAAAAACGCTGAGGTGGCACAGATAGCGCTAAGGTGGCACGTAACGGAGGCCATGTGGCATGGGGCCAAAAGTTAGTGGACATATAAGTCCCTGGAGACGAAAATGACGCCGTTTCGTCTCCTCTCCCAATCTTTGAAAGTCGCCTTCCCTGATCCCTCGTCTGGACAGTGACGGCGCAGTGGGTGTTGTGGGGAGTTGTGGTAGAAAGAAAATTCTTCCTTCCATGGCATCTGAAGGGGTATCTTCCAGCTGGAGAAGAGGTGGAGGTCAGGTGGGCTCGAGCTCGCGTCCTAAGGAGAAGGACAGTAAAGATGGCGTCTCACCAAAGTGCTTCTGTGGAGAAAACACAGTCCTTTTCATGTCGAAGACGCGAAGCAATCCGGACAGATTGTTTCTAGGCTGTCCCTTTTACAAGGTATGGAAACGAAATGTGATGCACGTTTGGGTGAAGATGTGTTAGGGTTACTAATTTTTAGGGTTTGAATTATGTGGGTTGATTTGCTGCAGGCAAGACAACCGTATTGCAAATTTTTTGTGTGGCTTGATGAGCACGTTGCTGGACTTGGATTGACAGCAACACAGTATATGGAAGAGAAGGAATTTGTAGATGTAGAAGATTATCAGAGGCAGCAGGACATGGAAATGAGGATTAGTTGCTTGGAGAAGAGGATattagctctagaaatgaaaagaaagccAATAAGATGGTGTATCTGTGTCATTGTCATTGTGTTGGTTTTTGCTGTTCTAAGTTGTAAGAGTTgataaaggaataaaaaaggGTGTTGCATTGTTGCAGCAATTATAGGTGAATTCAGTGTCATTTATATGAATGATTGTATTGCCTTGTACGTGTTGTGTAAGATGTGGAGGAAATTAAAGTTGGTTTCTTAATACATAACATACCATTGCATTAGtgataaaaaaaagtagttT comes from the Arachis duranensis cultivar V14167 chromosome 7, aradu.V14167.gnm2.J7QH, whole genome shotgun sequence genome and includes:
- the LOC107496585 gene encoding uncharacterized protein LOC107496585 produces the protein MATLLGPPELLKPQPTAVAAAAATTTTAASEPFIDLMVSRFYSPKPPMGLTENQSATFLSTGNPCLDFFFHVVPDTPSDSLRERLDVAWAHNPLTTLKLVCNLRGVRGTGKSDREGFYTAAMWLFSNHPKTLAANVPSFAEFGCFKDLPEVLYRILEGSDVRKNQKAQWLSVKGSRKRNRFKKMRETNAFYLGRGRGRGTGRKLRNARNKEESMKKKTFGDFLVGLKPFENSTNEMMKKEKETARSLREQKKVSMANKLLNRYNEDANFQLLHDSISDHFANCLKNDLELLNSDKSTAISLAAKWCPSLDSSFDRSTLLCESIARRMFPRTEYEGIEEAHYAYRIRDRLRKEVLVPLRKILELPEVYMSEKRWDSIPYNRVASVAMKLYKEKFMKHDKKRFMKYLVDVKSGKTTIAAGALLPHEIIQSLGYRRRCRYLYRYEDEDEEEDGDEVAELQWNRIVSDMLKKGKMKNCLAVCDVSGSMSGVPMDVCVALGLLVSELNEEPWKGKVITFSANPELHLIEGNSLYSKVNFIREMKWGMNTNFQRVFDRILEVAVEGKLKEDQMIKRVFVFSDMEFDQASATPWETDYQAITRKYSEKGYGSAVPQIVFWNLRDSRATPVAATQQGVALVSGFSKNLMTLFMDNDGELTPESSMEAAISGPKYQKLVVLD